tatggcAACACTCGGTCACATGGTGCAAAACCTGTTAAGAAGTAtttatgcttcactttggaacaaagtatcggattttggcttgattcgttcatgacctcaaaagatgagcagttattttggctcgaaatccatatgttgccagcaaattgggaaaaggtcatagctaacaatgtccaatactttgaataagtttatattgtacaaatgcttcaaaatcaaagttgaaaatttgaaataattcagcatttttaagtcatacaaacGTTTTGCTAACTAagttaacaattttcaaaatattcacccctattgCGAATCATatttccaacttttttttcatcgactttgttcatgtgaaaaaattccccatattgtgaaatttttagatggaattttgtaaacaataaacagctgttacgaacaaaatccactattgtgaatgaaaagttcatgggaatatcgcgatagcaattttcccttcgagggaaatggatatttcaggggaacataaatttcgcaTGTTATTGCCGATTGGGATTattgatttcaaaatacatCTTTTTTGCGAGTAGTGGTAAAAACAGACATcaacctttttataccctacaccaccatagtggggagggtataatgcgtgtgtgcagatgtttgtaacgcccaaaaatattagtctaacacataccttaaagtataccgatcgacttagaatcactttctgagtcgattaagcgatgtccgtccgtccgtccgtctggttggctggctgtccatgtaaaccttgtgcgcagagtacaggtcgcaattttgaagatatttcgatgaaatttgatacatataattttttcggctcaatgaccaagcctattgaaactggctgaaatcggtccattatttcacctagcccccatacaaatgtcctcccgaaattggactttatcggtcataaatgtttaatttatatatgtatctccacaaattacgcttcaaataagttttatacacacaaaattcatgtcaccaaattttgttacaatcggtccataattagtcatagctcccatatagacccgcttccgaaaatcactttaacgttcataaatcgcttaaaaatgttggtaaacacacaaaattcaacatagttaactttaatatacacataaatcacacgacctaatttcatggtgatcggtccataattggtcatagcccccatataaggcccacttccgaaaatcactcaaaaatataaattatttaaattttaaaagaaaatttttttttgctcttttacttagtgtagggtattaatggtcgggcttgaccgaccatactttcttacttgttattgataaaaattaaaagaaaaattaacgaaaacTTAAGATATACATAGATACGTATTAATTTGGTTGAAATCATTTCTAATGATGTGAACAATTACGACTTTAATTTCATCACAAATCTAACGAACAACTTCTTTtaatttactgcatattttaccACTTCTTCTATAGTTTtgttcatatatatattttctatagcatcTTATCAATTTTCTCAActcaacaatatttatttgtagCTGGTAGCTATAAAAGGGATATATCTGCCAGTTAATCATTAGCCAATACATTATTAACttgtttatttgctaataaGCCGCAAAATTACATCCTTCTAGctgaaaatgtaaaatgtaaactTCATACCATTTAGTTACACACACGCACTCGGTCACACACTCACTCACAAAAGTATGTGCACACATGCGGACAACATGCAATAAACGTACAACggcaacattaaataaaaatctaaagcaataacaaaaacaaaaacaactgctGCAGCAACACtttacaacagcaacaacaacatcaatgtAATCGATATGTTGCTGAACGTACGCGCCTGCTTAGAGTTTGTATTTAAGCTTTAGGGGCCCAGCCAGAATTATTGTAATTGAAAActtgtaaaaacaaaatgtttcttGTAATTACACTGGCATTAAGTGGGACGTGCGTAGTCATTTTTAATTGgattataaataaatgaaatgataataataataaaagtaacaataaaaacaataacaacaacaattactaCTAGTTACTTAATTCATATGGAAAGTGTTGAAAATTGAATCACAGATTAACACACAAACGActtaaattttatcttttatgAGGGCCTTCTTCATTCCTTTCTTACACaacaaataattcaaaagtcaaattgtggtatattgaaagtgaatttgatttattaaatttcatgatTTTTCTTAAACCATAAAAAGTGAAATCTTTTAAACCACATTTAATTAGGAATATGATTTTGTAATTGTAAATTAGCTGTAAGTATTAATTGTTCAATTAAAAGCGATTGctaaattgtataaaatgtgGGGGAGACTTGGACaagaaatgtttatttattgaatataatttattttaccgattaattgaataatttcaaCATGGAagcatttagaagttacaagcTTAGAGTTACTTACGAGATTAGAGTTACTTATTTCCCAGAGTTTttccattcccgggaattattaaaaaatatgaacagaacatagaataaaatactCGTATACGTAGACACCATAAAGTATTGATTTAtgtgtgtatgacttaaaaatgtgggatttacaatatcttttgaatatatttacattttatacattttgaaggttacatatctgtaatttattatcacttaattattgaacattatagtgtaaacaaagaAGTAttatttgcttcgaaaatgtctaattttgtaccaacgaatcatCATATGCAAAAGCAAACCGATTGCTCACTAAAGCTTATTTTGAATGTGGTCCACcaatttcaacgtgcgagagatggtttgtgcggttcagaattgGTGAAGTTGACACGGAAGAAAATGCTcgaccaggccagccaaaaaaatgtttgaagataaagaattggaggcattactctatgaaaattattgtcaaactcaacaagagcttgtaaaataaTTGGAAGCTAcacaaacagcaatttcaaaacgtttccgAACATAAGGATTCATTTAAAAGCAGGGTAAATTGCtacaatacgaattgaagccgatagacATTGAAAGGCGATTttgaatgtccgaaatgatgtttgaaagctacaaaaaaaacattttttcaccgaatcattactagcgatggaaaatggatacattatgataacccgaagaCAAATATCCTTGACGCTtagataattctctgtatttggtaggagCAAAAGGGTAATATcgattatgagctgctgaaatcacagggaacatgtaccgaacgtaactgattcgtttgaagcgagcattggccaaaaaacgctcagaatatgcggccagacatgaaaccttaaCATCGGCCGCATGTGGTAGGGAAGTTTTgactcacccgccttatagtccagaccttgcttcgtccgactactacttgtttcgatcgatgcagaacgctctctccggGACATGCTTCACTTTggtacagagtatccgaaattggattgattcgttattggactcaaaagatgagcagttattttggctcagaatcctTATGTTGCCAGAGAGATGAGAATAAAAATTGTGATACAAAAAGTGGTTActcttttttgagtaaaatttttcaaacaaaacggTAATATTCAATGCATGTATTACATGATTTAACTggtccaagttaaaaaatgcACCGTAATTCGTTTCGAAAGAGAATGTatattaacaaagttattattaacagatttattgtcattattttctctaaatataaatACCCTTCGAAGTTTTGATGTTAAGTATATTCATAATTCCATTAAGaccttaacatttaattttatattaagtcTACCTATTAGATATGTTAATTTTCctggtttaaataaatatttttctgtttttgtcacACAGAGAAAATAGTTTTGGTATGCAGAAGTGAATTTTTAGCTAatgattaaataattttgtctaAATGACCGAATTGTTCtcttattttctgaaatattttagttaagatgttaaatttgttgttgctagtatcgaaaaaatttctttatataatCTAATATCATTCGAACACATCAATACACATCTGTGTGGAAATAATAATGTAGCTTtagcccctgtctatacttgacaaatatttatcataacaattaatgacaaTTGTTGTCAAGATAAAGTTGTCTGAGAAAATACACTAACAAATTTGTCATaccgaagcaataatactaataaatggagactatacctgataagtttttatcttgacaacaatTTTGATATCATGACAAAAATTCATCAGGTATGGACATAGGGTTAAGaagaaaactttaaagaaattcCAGAAATTTTCCACTAAAATTTTCTCGGGAATTTCTAGAAACATATAAATTGCCAAATGAATGATCAGAGCTTAGTTACTtctggagtaaaaatatttggtaatttttacccgtagatattgatttgaaattaatgtcaagttacaattaggtaaatttatctgctgggtattttacaccgtagatatctatttgttgaagttacggGCATTAGTCCATTATTTACGGCCTGTGTTTAAATGTATCGTCtctgttaaatatattttaatgttttatacaGATCGATTTAGTTATATATTTATTGGGAAGATACGAAAATGTTCGGCAAAACATTGGCCcgttacaaatttgtttaacctttGAATGCAGGTTTTTCTTATAGAACCAAAAATTGTCTTTGAACAAAGAATATCTCAAAAAAGattctttaattttctaaagattttcttcaatttttaacATGCAAGAATTAATTCCATTATCTATTAATTGaacgatgaatgaattctatttaaacaGAAttctttgaatgaagctaacaTTTTCTAATTctgagtaaaattttaaaatttaattcgtaatatcgaatttttttacCTTGTCCctattttgcataaatacatttttattattaccaactaaaaaaactttaatttttaaacaattttaataatttttttaaattttcttatctTTACAGGTTGTCCATCCACCACAAGTTCACATTGTTTACGTTGCAATAGCGAAGGTTGCATAAAATGTCCCATGTATCTGGTCACCGACACCCGTCAGTGCGTGGAACGCTGTCCAGCGGGCTATATTGATCAATGGTCGGCTCATACCGAATTTATGGGACGTGTTTGTGTTCCCACCGGATATTCTGGTGCTTTAATGGCCGCTTTGGCCGGCATGTTTGGCGGTTTCCTCGTCTGCCTGTCCATACTGGCCGTAGCCGTGATGTTGGTAAAACGTCGCAGACGCCgcaaaacaattaaacaaaaactaatcaATGAGCATACCATGGATCGTTCAGATTTCCTGAGACAGCTAAATGATATGAGACCAAATGCTGAATACTTTTTGGCCATGCTGAATGATACACGAAGACAAATACGTAAATTGTATTTGGCTGGTGATGTGGCCGCGGCCAATTCCTACCGACCCATTGTTAGAGATCTTGCcagaattttgattttattaaatcgTCCCATTGAACTTATACCAGCGGCACCACATGACTGGAATCGTCTGTACGCTTGGTCCGAGCAGGTGCTCGAACGTTATAGGCCTCAGGTAGGCCAACTAATAGATTTCTTTCAAAATTCGAATGGCATCGATGTGGATGAGTTTGAGGCCACCTCGGTGTATAGGCAGAAAATGAATGGTGGTGGTTTTTATAAGCAGTCTGCCCTGCAGTCATCGTCAAATCTTACCTCTGGTACCGGTACTACCAAATCGCAGAAAATGCATTTATTTGGTTCTCTCATCAGTCTGCATGAATTCGAAGAACCCCGCCCTTCCGATCCATTTGGTAGCAGCTTTAACACACTCAAAAGTGGCAATCTTATATCGGATCTCAATGCTAGTTCTCTATGGTTGGAGgatgaattttataaattaggTTTCCGACCGCAAGATGAAATAACGACTGAGTTATAGATCATTATATCAAATccagaaatgtatatataaaaatatgttgtattaaaatttaagttatttttgtttttgttaaaatttaatatgtaaCTTTAAAACGCAAAGAAAGTATTATTGAAATTGTTGTCGGTCCAAAACTAAACAAAgtgctcaaattttatttaaataaatgtaaatattaaattaaatttaaaacgaaCAAATCtacaatatgtaaatttaaattaatttagttataaagcaatatttattaaacaataagtGCCTTATTTTGTCTTCTTAtcgaataaaattgaaaatgttttaaatttatttcatactcactcattcactcatattttaaaaatcattttattcatGTCttccttataattttataatttctttaaaaaaaaaataacaacattcCATATTTcacaatgaaatttaataaaatttgtgtttttctgtttctttttttttaaatgtaatattaattttagtagTATTATGATTAAACTaactaaaacttatttgaaaatacatacaatattttgttaaactagTCAATGTATCAACCACAAACACAAAActcattattcttttaaattacataatttaaatttaaagaaatcaaaaatatttaatttaggattttaaaaaaatcataaatttaaaaagaatcaAATTTTATGTACCATGTATCTaattaatgtatgtatttagttttGAATAAGTGCGATTTTGTCGATAtttagtttaatataaaaaaatggaaaataaatatttttaatttaaaataaaaattttgaaaaaaatatttgtatgcttATTAAATACttgcttttttaaaagaaacgaataattaatttgaaacatttgtattaCTCAGAAGTACaacaattcgaaaataaatttcGTTAGATTTATAAAAGTAAAcccttaataaaacttaaagtaAGTACGTATGTAATCTTAACacacaataattttaataactatTTTCTTCTCTTGACTATATCTCGAAAACTACaatgaatatttaaacaaactctTCACTATGAGACAGTACGGAAACTCAACGTTCATCTATCAGATTTGTAACGCCCTCATGCCACGACCACTATGTTCATTATTTCTTTTAACAGTTCAGCCCCCTTTATTACCAAAataagtgggcgtggcaaatttttagtttcagaaaattgtagcctactatttattttatgtgTATGTAAAATTTCGTCGTTAAATCTACTAAAACTTAGAAGTTACagcgaaatatttaaaataactttcattcggatatttttctttaatttttcaaaaaacggaaaaaattgTCAGGTATTAGGTGAACAGAATCTTACAGTAGGtgtatgtttaataaatattttctttttttgactATATCTCGAAAACTACAAGGAATATTTCGACAAACTCTTCACTATGGGATGGAATGAAAACTCAGCTTTCCATCGATTATATTTGTAACTCCCCCAGCCACGCCCACTATGCACATTATGTATTTTAAGAGTTCAGCCCCctttattacataaataaaagggcgtggaaaatttttagtttcagaAATTTGTAGCCTAGGACTTATTCTATGAGTATGTAAAGTTTTGTGGCAAAATCTTCTCACACTTAGAAACTACAAccgataaaatttgaaaaaagtttaaaaggaATATTTAGACAAACTCTTGTCCACCAAatgcattattaataattaaagtTCATCAGCAATAAAGAGTGTCGatagtttttacttttatttgtagCCCTTTGTTCGATCTTGACTTTAAATAACTGgctattaaaaatacttttctaaaatcgttatattttaattcaacttatttgtgttgaaaaagaagttatgatttat
The nucleotide sequence above comes from Calliphora vicina chromosome 1, idCalVici1.1, whole genome shotgun sequence. Encoded proteins:
- the T48 gene encoding uncharacterized protein T48 → MATLYFSKSAIILSDFSKTIYKHSKMLPFIKQKCKNIFIATGRSNSLCFKFLIVLLVSSSWLNLSSGASLHHKENRSAGLFALNNFTDLYDASSSAQASASSSIKSMDLTSVELNSIDVGEFDPASSSRNLQLGTKENTGCPSTTSSHCLRCNSEGCIKCPMYLVTDTRQCVERCPAGYIDQWSAHTEFMGRVCVPTGYSGALMAALAGMFGGFLVCLSILAVAVMLVKRRRRRKTIKQKLINEHTMDRSDFLRQLNDMRPNAEYFLAMLNDTRRQIRKLYLAGDVAAANSYRPIVRDLARILILLNRPIELIPAAPHDWNRLYAWSEQVLERYRPQVGQLIDFFQNSNGIDVDEFEATSVYRQKMNGGGFYKQSALQSSSNLTSGTGTTKSQKMHLFGSLISLHEFEEPRPSDPFGSSFNTLKSGNLISDLNASSLWLEDEFYKLGFRPQDEITTEL